In Candidatus Nomurabacteria bacterium, a genomic segment contains:
- a CDS encoding nucleotide exchange factor GrpE, whose amino-acid sequence MSTNENEVQEDTSPEMSTLQKKAEEYLAGWQRAKADYQNLKRQNEKEREELMSMTTGALILDLLPVKTNFDLAWQHLPEDLKDHAWVKGMEHVQKQFTEFLQTLGISSYQPSHEAFDPSSMEAIEHTADAEVPEGQVIRTTEPGYRMRDKVIRPAKVVVSSGPSQES is encoded by the coding sequence ATGAGCACGAACGAAAACGAAGTCCAAGAAGACACTTCACCTGAAATGAGCACCCTGCAAAAGAAGGCGGAAGAGTACCTAGCCGGCTGGCAGCGCGCCAAGGCAGACTATCAAAACCTGAAGCGTCAGAATGAAAAAGAGCGCGAAGAGCTCATGAGTATGACCACTGGTGCGCTCATCCTCGACCTCCTGCCCGTGAAAACCAACTTTGACCTAGCCTGGCAACATCTGCCAGAGGATCTGAAAGACCACGCCTGGGTAAAGGGCATGGAACACGTGCAAAAGCAGTTTACCGAATTTTTACAAACCCTGGGTATTAGTTCCTATCAACCATCACATGAAGCCTTTGACCCCAGTAGCATGGAAGCGATCGAGCACACGGCTGACGCAGAAGTGCCCGAGGGTCAGGTGATCCGCACCACTGAGCCAGGCTATCGGATGCGCGACAAAGTCATCCGTCCGGCCAAAGTGGTGGTCAGCTCAGGTCCTAGTCAAGAATCGTAA
- a CDS encoding DEAD/DEAH box helicase: MDSAPLTLQTKTLQRSSDLNNYRLYRAALEWELIDPIVIEDRDDMHSESSWRDRLEPYHHQVTNLITFCRRLPVTLLADDVGLGKTISAGLVLSELISRGRISKILIVCPKILRDQWKEELEIKFRIPSTIVTGRELITAKPPEEPGAVITTYNTARLYLDRIDQNGFEILILDEAHKLRNLYGVDPTPQVAIKFRKALADRMFKYVLMLTATPIQNRLWDLYSLVDLLTVARGHENPFGTPGIFARKFIADSRTQARQLNPEMRDEFRSIIYGYMSRVRRGDAKLHFPERVVQLHKVDPTPEELQLIGVVGKSIQQLNALTQIVILQALVSSPEALIKMLEGMAKKGTVPREVLANVKESAKEIQITTKLKGLGALVEKLRKEQPNTWRVVVFTRWRETQTTIETFLEKQGVKCGLINGDSSKRNQETIQRFKKDLPDINVIISTEAGSEGVNLQAANVLVNYDLPWNPMIVEQRIGRIQRLASNYANVSIFNIVLQNTFEEYIVGRLMEKLQMASHAIGDIEALLEASGIDEGEENGSSGFEEKIRQLVVASLAGKDVEQATRKAEQSISEAKTELDHEEKNINALLGGMSDSLDSGPRCPKLPQTTKSMDVRDFTTAALMSLGAELHPKKDGLLVSQLAGKKELIRFDNNTLSSEEESVLYAPGTSTFERLVHKVANVGKHIVEDLDKNPQQQIEKVSRQWVESFGGDFENVTVEDVSRCFAGVAIIRARSTVAHDSYERLIEVSCAPTEHFSFVTRTGLEPIGDYIENPTSVGALSEKLIEKASQDSSILEFCRFYLERRSQEIASAGNDERKKKKLEDEFTPRLEFSLVGLEGKVHRIVKNQVSYRIEREGQYKSTLMITPSSGQVDMPGMGQCMKTGKTVPSDCLAKCEISGLIVLRHFLDQSEISNRLALPEHIVLCTLSNKRVLADEAIKSDVTGKLVAKKFLKTSSLSGKFAEPQFINTCEFTKTEVLESEIAVSQISGKRYRIDEQLKSAVSGKLGHRQEFVASSISSAPLLEEEAIRSVTGKFCAPMEARPCTWSGRKCHPEDLRTCELTGVQIHSEYVTLEPPIRLETLNNLLNGTRSKSDKLEVWPSLSNSVTALLKAKRCKIETAEVSPSDDILAASIELRTFLGLRVSHIGVLYSIKDGSVVGRVARGKRGDKGWNQTKN; the protein is encoded by the coding sequence ATGGACTCTGCCCCATTAACACTACAAACGAAGACACTGCAGAGGTCTTCCGATCTAAATAATTACAGACTCTATCGCGCAGCTCTTGAATGGGAGTTGATTGATCCTATTGTCATAGAAGACCGGGATGACATGCATTCCGAAAGTAGTTGGCGTGATCGTCTTGAGCCGTATCATCATCAAGTAACTAACCTAATAACTTTTTGTCGTCGCCTACCTGTTACTTTACTGGCGGATGATGTCGGGTTAGGAAAAACAATTAGTGCTGGCCTAGTTTTAAGCGAGTTAATTTCGCGCGGGAGAATTTCAAAAATATTAATAGTTTGCCCAAAAATACTTCGAGATCAGTGGAAAGAAGAATTGGAAATAAAGTTCCGAATTCCGTCCACAATTGTGACAGGAAGAGAATTAATTACGGCAAAGCCTCCTGAAGAACCAGGAGCGGTAATTACCACATACAATACGGCCAGACTGTATTTAGATAGAATTGACCAGAATGGTTTTGAAATATTGATACTTGATGAGGCGCATAAATTGCGGAATCTATATGGTGTTGACCCAACACCTCAAGTTGCAATTAAATTCCGTAAAGCTCTGGCTGACCGGATGTTTAAGTACGTATTAATGTTAACTGCAACGCCGATCCAGAACAGACTATGGGATCTCTACTCGTTGGTTGACTTATTAACCGTTGCACGCGGCCATGAAAATCCCTTTGGAACGCCAGGTATTTTTGCGAGAAAATTTATTGCAGATAGTCGCACACAAGCGCGTCAGCTTAATCCGGAGATGCGGGATGAGTTTCGCTCAATTATTTACGGTTATATGTCTCGGGTTCGTCGTGGAGATGCAAAACTCCACTTCCCAGAGCGGGTAGTACAGTTGCATAAAGTTGACCCAACACCAGAAGAATTGCAGTTGATCGGTGTGGTCGGAAAATCTATACAACAACTGAATGCGCTTACACAAATTGTAATCCTCCAAGCTTTGGTGAGTAGTCCAGAAGCGCTAATAAAGATGTTAGAAGGAATGGCTAAAAAAGGAACCGTACCGCGTGAGGTGTTGGCGAACGTTAAGGAATCAGCCAAAGAAATTCAAATCACTACAAAACTAAAAGGTTTGGGCGCGTTAGTTGAAAAACTTAGAAAGGAGCAACCCAATACTTGGCGGGTGGTAGTTTTTACAAGATGGCGAGAAACTCAAACAACTATCGAAACTTTTCTTGAAAAGCAAGGAGTAAAATGCGGCTTGATAAATGGCGATTCAAGTAAGCGAAATCAGGAAACAATCCAAAGATTTAAAAAAGACTTACCAGACATTAATGTAATTATTTCTACTGAAGCAGGTTCGGAGGGCGTTAACCTTCAGGCCGCTAATGTTTTGGTTAATTACGATCTCCCCTGGAATCCAATGATAGTGGAACAAAGAATAGGTCGTATTCAAAGACTTGCTTCTAATTATGCAAATGTTTCTATTTTTAATATTGTTTTGCAAAATACCTTTGAAGAATATATTGTAGGGCGCTTGATGGAAAAGTTGCAGATGGCTTCTCATGCAATTGGGGATATTGAAGCACTATTGGAAGCATCCGGCATTGATGAAGGTGAAGAAAATGGCTCAAGTGGTTTTGAAGAAAAAATTCGCCAGTTAGTAGTTGCATCTTTAGCTGGAAAAGATGTTGAGCAGGCAACTCGTAAAGCTGAACAGAGTATTTCAGAAGCTAAAACAGAATTAGACCATGAAGAAAAGAACATTAATGCTTTACTTGGGGGGATGAGTGATTCTCTAGATTCTGGTCCAAGATGTCCGAAGCTTCCTCAAACTACTAAGTCGATGGATGTCCGTGATTTTACTACGGCTGCTCTTATGAGCTTAGGCGCGGAACTACATCCAAAAAAGGATGGTTTATTAGTTTCACAACTTGCTGGGAAAAAAGAATTAATCCGATTTGATAATAACACTCTGAGCAGTGAAGAGGAGAGTGTCTTATATGCACCGGGAACTTCAACTTTTGAACGCTTAGTCCATAAAGTTGCAAATGTAGGAAAACACATTGTTGAAGACCTTGATAAAAACCCCCAACAGCAAATTGAGAAAGTAAGTCGTCAATGGGTCGAAAGTTTTGGCGGAGACTTCGAAAATGTAACGGTAGAGGACGTTTCTCGATGTTTTGCAGGAGTAGCAATAATTCGTGCAAGATCAACAGTAGCTCACGATAGTTATGAGCGTCTCATTGAGGTTTCGTGCGCTCCCACTGAGCATTTCAGTTTTGTGACAAGAACGGGATTGGAACCCATCGGAGACTATATTGAAAATCCGACATCTGTTGGTGCGCTTTCAGAAAAATTAATTGAAAAAGCCAGCCAAGACTCGAGTATTCTTGAGTTCTGTAGATTTTATTTAGAACGAAGATCTCAAGAAATTGCCTCCGCAGGAAATGACGAAAGAAAAAAGAAAAAGCTTGAGGATGAGTTTACGCCCCGTCTTGAATTTTCCCTAGTCGGTCTTGAGGGCAAGGTTCATCGGATAGTTAAAAATCAGGTCTCTTATAGAATTGAACGTGAGGGCCAATACAAAAGTACCCTCATGATAACCCCCTCTTCTGGGCAAGTTGATATGCCGGGGATGGGACAATGCATGAAAACAGGTAAGACTGTACCGAGCGATTGCTTAGCAAAGTGCGAAATAAGCGGACTTATAGTATTGCGGCATTTTCTTGATCAATCAGAGATCAGTAATCGACTGGCGCTCCCTGAGCACATCGTTTTATGTACGTTAAGCAACAAGCGAGTGCTAGCGGACGAAGCTATAAAATCAGATGTTACGGGCAAACTAGTCGCAAAGAAGTTTTTAAAAACATCTTCTCTGAGTGGCAAATTCGCTGAACCACAGTTCATTAACACTTGTGAGTTTACAAAAACAGAAGTTCTGGAAAGCGAAATTGCGGTCAGCCAGATTTCAGGAAAAAGATATCGCATTGATGAGCAACTTAAATCCGCAGTTTCAGGAAAACTAGGCCATCGACAAGAATTTGTAGCAAGTAGTATTTCATCAGCCCCACTTCTTGAAGAAGAAGCCATTCGTTCGGTCACTGGAAAATTTTGTGCACCAATGGAAGCGAGGCCCTGCACTTGGAGTGGTCGAAAGTGTCACCCCGAAGACCTTAGGACTTGCGAGTTGACCGGAGTCCAAATTCATTCAGAGTACGTAACGCTCGAACCACCAATTCGTTTAGAAACCCTAAATAATCTTTTGAATGGCACGAGGAGCAAATCTGACAAATTGGAAGTATGGCCTTCACTTTCAAATAGCGTTACAGCTTTATTAAAAGCAAAACGTTGTAAAATTGAAACAGCAGAAGTTTCACCTAGTGACGATATTTTGGCCGCTTCTATAGAGCTTCGAACTTTTCTAGGCCTGCGCGTGAGTCACATTGGCGTACTTTATTCAATAAAGGATGGATCCGTAGTCGGGCGTGTTGCTAGAGGCAAGCGTGGTGATAAGGGCTGGAATCAAACTAAGAACTAA
- a CDS encoding DUF2779 domain-containing protein, whose translation MNPLLTKTDYLLYRECPKNVWYKIQKPELYATSELTEFEKSIMETGNEVEKIARQLFPNGVLVTYRDARGQAETQKLLAENKDVIFQPVFVKNNFLAAIDVLQKEKNGKGYNVYEIKSTSDVDKKTHFHDLAFQVNVLRMTGLGINKSFVIHLNSEYIRKGEIELDQLFKVSDVTDEVESLLPDVATEAEEALKYISQTSEPEGYCCCIYKGRSRHCSTFQLANPEVPEYSVHDISRIGVSKAKLKELIDGSIFHLDKIPPHIKLSEIQQGQVETYKLNKVLVDKERIAEEFSGLTFPLYFLDYETFPSAIPRYDGFSPYKQIPFQYSVYKLDSVESEPTHFDFLYSGPEDPSKHFAESLREHIGDKGSIIVWHKDFECGRNNEIGSRIPTSKAFFDSVNQRVYDLEDIFKKQYHVHRDYKGSTSIKNVLPVLVPELTYKDLEIRDGGSAADSWDKIISGVYNETEKEKVIKDLKIYCGLDTFAMYAIWNCLNKLL comes from the coding sequence ATGAACCCTCTACTTACAAAAACCGATTATCTTCTTTACCGGGAATGCCCAAAGAATGTTTGGTATAAAATCCAAAAACCTGAATTGTATGCTACATCGGAGCTAACAGAGTTTGAAAAATCGATAATGGAAACAGGTAATGAGGTTGAAAAGATTGCAAGGCAACTTTTTCCAAACGGGGTGTTAGTAACTTATCGTGATGCGCGCGGTCAAGCTGAGACACAAAAGCTATTGGCGGAGAACAAGGATGTGATTTTTCAGCCAGTTTTTGTCAAAAATAACTTTTTGGCTGCTATTGATGTTCTACAAAAAGAAAAGAATGGCAAGGGCTACAATGTTTACGAAATAAAATCGACTAGTGATGTAGATAAGAAAACACATTTTCACGACCTAGCATTTCAAGTAAACGTTCTCAGAATGACAGGCCTGGGAATTAATAAATCATTTGTCATTCATCTAAACTCTGAATATATTCGAAAGGGAGAAATTGAGCTGGATCAGTTATTTAAAGTATCAGATGTGACGGATGAAGTAGAAAGTCTTTTACCGGATGTTGCGACTGAGGCGGAAGAAGCATTGAAGTATATTAGCCAAACTTCTGAACCAGAGGGGTACTGCTGCTGTATTTATAAAGGTCGATCAAGGCATTGTTCAACCTTTCAGCTAGCGAACCCCGAAGTACCCGAATATAGTGTCCACGATATTTCTAGGATAGGGGTAAGCAAGGCTAAATTAAAAGAGCTAATTGACGGAAGTATTTTTCACCTGGACAAGATTCCGCCACACATTAAATTAAGCGAAATTCAACAAGGTCAAGTTGAAACCTATAAATTGAATAAGGTATTAGTAGATAAGGAAAGAATTGCGGAAGAATTTAGTGGTCTCACATTCCCACTTTATTTTCTTGATTATGAAACATTTCCATCAGCAATACCAAGATATGATGGCTTTTCACCATATAAACAAATTCCGTTCCAGTATTCTGTTTACAAACTAGATTCAGTCGAGAGTGAGCCAACTCATTTTGATTTTTTGTACTCTGGTCCCGAAGACCCCAGCAAGCACTTTGCCGAGTCTTTAAGGGAACATATCGGGGATAAAGGCTCGATCATCGTTTGGCATAAAGACTTCGAGTGTGGCAGAAATAATGAAATAGGTAGTCGAATTCCTACTTCGAAGGCTTTTTTTGACTCTGTTAATCAGCGAGTATACGATCTCGAAGACATTTTCAAGAAACAATACCACGTTCATCGAGATTATAAGGGAAGCACATCTATTAAAAACGTATTGCCTGTTTTAGTGCCAGAATTAACGTATAAAGACCTTGAAATTCGTGATGGTGGCAGTGCAGCGGATAGTTGGGACAAAATAATTAGTGGTGTATATAACGAGACAGAGAAAGAAAAGGTAATAAAAGATTTAAAGATTTATTGTGGTCTTGATACATTTGCAATGTATGCTATTTGGAATTGCTTGAACAAGCTACTCTAA
- a CDS encoding Hsp20/alpha crystallin family protein yields the protein MAIIKWSPFADMLGEDFFEDMPLARNYRFVPALDIYEDKDNIVVETPLSGIDPNKVNIEIEDNILKISGSTEKKSEVDEKNYYRKEVRSGQFFRSVALPKAVDADKADAQYHDGILKITVPKREEAKPKTISVQVK from the coding sequence ATGGCAATTATCAAATGGAGTCCTTTTGCAGACATGCTTGGCGAAGATTTCTTCGAAGACATGCCGCTGGCTCGTAATTATCGCTTTGTCCCGGCCCTCGACATTTATGAGGATAAGGACAACATCGTAGTAGAAACCCCACTCTCGGGCATTGATCCAAACAAAGTAAATATTGAGATCGAGGACAACATCCTCAAAATCTCTGGATCAACCGAAAAGAAATCCGAAGTGGATGAAAAAAACTACTACCGCAAAGAAGTCCGCAGTGGACAATTCTTCCGCTCGGTTGCCCTGCCAAAAGCAGTGGATGCAGATAAGGCTGATGCGCAATATCACGACGGTATCCTGAAAATCACCGTGCCAAAGCGCGAAGAAGCCAAGCCAAAGACTATTTCCGTTCAAGTAAAGTAA
- a CDS encoding glycosyltransferase family 4 protein, with translation MKIGIVTQSFFPIRGGVAEHVYHTAHALERRGHEVVIITANFSRFDEDRGCRVERIGRDLTIPFNQAFVNLTISWNIPQELRHLERKYGFDVVHIHGPYEPFLPALALKNIECPKVGTFHAFNAHPSLGYRVFENYIRTFKDRLSARIAVSQAAKDFISHHFPDDYEIIPNGVDVQRFSPQVKPFPWYNPEKFTILFVGRMDPRKGLKYLLRAFTMIASEFPQAEVVVVGNGILRRYYETFLEPSLKDRVRFEGFVSAADLPRYYASSDVYVSPATGNESFGIVLLEGMASGKPVIASDIDGYRDVIRHGQDGILVPKSDPAALAQALRTLARDPQERAKYQQAGRQRAEEFSWESITDRLEEVYRRVVY, from the coding sequence ATGAAGATTGGCATAGTTACGCAGAGCTTTTTCCCCATTCGCGGAGGTGTCGCAGAACACGTCTATCATACAGCGCATGCTTTAGAGCGGCGCGGACACGAGGTCGTTATTATTACGGCCAATTTTAGTCGTTTTGATGAGGATAGGGGATGTCGGGTCGAGCGCATCGGCCGCGATTTAACCATTCCCTTTAATCAGGCTTTTGTAAACCTGACCATTAGCTGGAATATCCCGCAGGAGTTACGCCACCTAGAGCGCAAGTACGGCTTCGACGTGGTGCATATTCACGGACCCTACGAACCATTTTTACCTGCCCTGGCGCTGAAGAATATCGAGTGCCCAAAGGTTGGCACTTTTCATGCCTTTAACGCGCATCCCTCGTTGGGCTATCGCGTGTTTGAAAATTACATCCGAACCTTTAAGGATCGTTTGTCAGCCCGCATCGCGGTTTCGCAAGCCGCTAAGGACTTTATCTCGCATCATTTCCCGGATGATTATGAAATCATCCCAAACGGCGTGGATGTGCAGCGCTTTAGTCCGCAGGTCAAACCCTTCCCTTGGTATAACCCAGAGAAATTCACCATCCTCTTTGTCGGTCGTATGGATCCGCGCAAAGGTTTGAAATATCTCTTACGCGCCTTCACCATGATCGCGTCCGAGTTCCCGCAGGCCGAGGTGGTGGTTGTCGGCAATGGTATATTGCGTCGCTATTACGAAACCTTTTTAGAGCCGAGCCTGAAAGATCGCGTGCGTTTCGAGGGCTTTGTCTCGGCTGCAGATTTACCGCGCTACTATGCCTCCAGCGATGTGTATGTGTCGCCAGCCACCGGCAATGAGAGTTTCGGCATTGTCTTGCTCGAGGGTATGGCCAGCGGCAAGCCGGTGATTGCGTCGGATATTGACGGGTATCGGGATGTGATTCGCCATGGCCAGGATGGGATTTTGGTGCCAAAATCTGACCCAGCCGCCCTAGCCCAGGCTCTCCGCACCCTGGCCCGTGACCCGCAAGAAAGAGCAAAATACCAGCAGGCCGGCCGTCAGCGGGCTGAGGAATTCTCCTGGGAGTCTATTACTGACCGCTTGGAGGAGGTGTATAGGAGGGTGGTGTATTGA